A section of the Rubritalea squalenifaciens DSM 18772 genome encodes:
- the clpB gene encoding ATP-dependent chaperone ClpB — protein MGLNKMTIKLQEALQAAQQTASRSAHPELKSAHVLLELLQQDGGIVVPILEKAGIDVTQLKAGVAAALAKEPRVQGASGQPQISYGLRAALDEADKEREKLGDEYLSVEHFLLGALKSDSPAGKLLKDVGLDEAKLNEALKSVRGSQKVTDEDPEGKYQALEKYGTDLTARARAGKIDPVIGRDEEIRRVMQVLSRRTKNNPVLIGEPGVGKTAIVEGLALRIISGDVPDSMKGKRLIAMDIGGMVAGAKYRGEFEDRLKAFLKEVSESEGEIILFIDELHTIVGAGASEGAVDASNLLKPQLARGELRTIGATTLDEYRKYIEKDAALERRFQPVKVGEPSVEDTIAILRGLKERYEVHHGVRIQDTAIVAAASLSDRYISDRFLPDKAVDLVDEAASRLKIELDSMPTEIDQIERQVMQLEMERQALEKETDPASAKRLEKVNEEMANLKEKSSGLMAQWRNEKEVIDIVNNAQQKIEDLKTEAEQAKRIGDLSRASEITYGQIPGAENELKEAQAKLEDLQKSGRILNEEVTEEDIARVVASWTGIPVSRLQEGERSKLVHMEERIGERVIGQRKAIDAVSNAVRRARAGLQDENRPIGSFLFLGPTGVGKTELSKALAEFLFDDEGAMVRIDMSEYMEKHSVARLIGAPPGYVGYDEGGQLSEHVRRKPYSVVLFDEIEKAHPDVFNVLLQVLDDGRITDGQGRTVDFRNTVLIMTSNIGSQFIMDEANAEQREAKVNEALRAHFRPEFLNRIDETIIFDRLDKDELTKIIGLQLERVRQRLAKQGLGLALSEEVKTFIADHGYDPTYGARPLKRAIQKYLLDPLSMDVLDGKFVDGDVIQAALKDGKVTFRK, from the coding sequence ATGGGACTAAATAAAATGACAATCAAGTTGCAGGAAGCCTTACAGGCTGCGCAGCAAACGGCTTCTCGCTCGGCTCATCCGGAGCTAAAGAGTGCTCATGTCCTGTTGGAATTGTTGCAACAGGATGGAGGCATTGTGGTGCCAATTCTGGAGAAGGCAGGAATCGATGTGACCCAGCTCAAAGCTGGTGTGGCTGCGGCCCTTGCCAAAGAGCCCAGAGTCCAGGGAGCTAGTGGGCAACCCCAGATCAGCTATGGACTCAGAGCCGCTCTGGATGAGGCTGACAAAGAGCGTGAGAAGCTAGGGGATGAGTATCTTAGTGTGGAGCATTTCTTGCTGGGTGCACTGAAATCAGATTCACCGGCAGGCAAGTTGCTCAAAGATGTTGGTTTAGATGAAGCCAAGCTTAACGAGGCTTTGAAGTCGGTGCGCGGTAGCCAAAAGGTGACAGATGAAGACCCCGAGGGTAAATACCAGGCCCTAGAAAAGTATGGAACGGATCTCACCGCTAGAGCCCGTGCCGGTAAGATTGACCCTGTGATTGGGCGAGATGAAGAAATTCGCCGCGTCATGCAGGTTCTGAGCCGCCGCACCAAAAACAATCCGGTTCTCATTGGTGAACCCGGCGTTGGTAAAACGGCCATTGTCGAGGGTCTGGCTCTCCGGATCATTAGTGGTGATGTGCCTGATTCCATGAAAGGGAAGAGGCTGATTGCCATGGACATCGGTGGGATGGTTGCCGGAGCAAAGTACCGCGGTGAGTTCGAGGACCGCTTGAAGGCATTCTTGAAGGAAGTCAGTGAGTCTGAAGGGGAGATTATCCTCTTCATCGATGAGCTGCACACCATCGTGGGGGCTGGTGCCAGCGAGGGGGCTGTGGATGCCTCAAACCTGCTGAAACCTCAGCTTGCCAGAGGTGAGCTGCGTACCATCGGTGCCACGACACTTGATGAGTACCGCAAGTACATCGAGAAGGACGCGGCTCTGGAGCGTCGTTTCCAGCCAGTCAAGGTAGGTGAACCCAGTGTGGAAGACACGATCGCCATCCTCCGTGGCCTCAAAGAGCGCTACGAGGTACACCATGGGGTGCGCATTCAGGATACGGCCATCGTGGCGGCAGCCTCCCTGAGTGACCGATATATCTCTGACCGATTTCTGCCAGACAAGGCGGTCGACTTGGTCGATGAAGCTGCGTCACGACTGAAGATCGAATTGGATTCCATGCCGACTGAAATTGACCAGATTGAACGTCAGGTAATGCAGCTCGAAATGGAGCGCCAGGCTCTGGAGAAGGAGACGGATCCAGCCAGTGCCAAACGCCTTGAAAAGGTGAATGAAGAGATGGCGAACCTCAAAGAGAAGTCCTCTGGCCTCATGGCTCAATGGCGTAATGAGAAGGAGGTCATTGATATCGTGAATAATGCCCAGCAGAAGATCGAAGATCTGAAGACGGAGGCTGAGCAGGCCAAGCGTATTGGCGACCTTAGCAGGGCATCTGAGATTACCTACGGTCAGATTCCTGGAGCAGAAAATGAGCTGAAGGAGGCGCAAGCCAAGCTCGAGGATCTCCAGAAGTCCGGGCGTATTCTTAACGAGGAAGTGACGGAGGAAGACATTGCTCGCGTTGTAGCCAGCTGGACGGGTATTCCTGTGAGCAGGCTGCAAGAAGGCGAACGCTCAAAACTCGTCCACATGGAGGAGCGTATCGGAGAGCGTGTGATTGGACAGCGCAAGGCAATTGATGCTGTTTCCAATGCGGTACGCCGAGCCAGAGCAGGTTTGCAGGATGAGAACAGACCCATTGGTTCCTTCCTTTTCTTGGGGCCCACTGGTGTGGGTAAGACCGAGCTTTCCAAGGCACTGGCTGAGTTCCTCTTCGACGATGAGGGGGCCATGGTGCGAATCGACATGTCTGAATACATGGAGAAGCACAGCGTGGCTCGTCTGATTGGTGCACCTCCCGGCTACGTAGGTTATGACGAGGGTGGCCAGCTCAGTGAGCACGTCAGAAGGAAACCATATAGTGTGGTGCTTTTTGACGAAATCGAAAAAGCGCACCCCGATGTCTTTAACGTCTTGCTGCAAGTGCTCGATGATGGCCGGATTACTGATGGTCAGGGAAGAACGGTGGACTTCAGGAATACCGTGCTCATCATGACTTCTAACATTGGTAGCCAATTCATCATGGATGAGGCCAATGCAGAACAGCGTGAAGCCAAAGTGAATGAAGCTTTGAGAGCACACTTCCGTCCGGAGTTCCTTAACAGGATAGATGAAACCATCATTTTCGATCGTCTTGATAAAGATGAACTGACGAAGATCATCGGTCTGCAACTCGAGAGAGTGCGTCAACGCTTGGCTAAGCAGGGCCTTGGCCTAGCCTTGAGCGAAGAGGTGAAAACCTTCATCGCTGACCATGGTTATGATCCCACCTATGGAGCACGACCTCTAAAGCGGGCTATTCAAAAGTATCTGCTAGATCCTCTCAGTATGGATGTCTTGGATGGCAAGTTCGTAGACGGCGATGTGATCCAAGCGGCGCTGAAGGATGGAAAGGTGACTTTCCGCAAATAG
- the mnmA gene encoding tRNA 2-thiouridine(34) synthase MnmA produces MAKILVGLSGGVDSSVAAALMVEQGHEVVGAYMKNWINTDNIPGDCPWESDVDDAHAVAKKLGIEFRVVDLIDQYQERIVDYLLEGYRSGITPNPDVFCNREMKFGVFLDYALSQGFEYVATGHYARRREREDGTVDILRGADTNKDQSYFLALMEQHQAKHALFPCGEMLKPQVREVAERFDLPTAKKKDSQGICFIGNVKMSDFLRHYVPDRPGNIVDTNGKRMGRHKGLHLYTLGQRKGHGVASPREGMAYVVVGKNIEKNELVVGYDEPDTRGLYTQQCVVGTVSWVNKPVTSKRKIEAQPRYRAKGEPIWATPREDGKLDVKFVRPQRAITPGQICAFYENGVLLGGGIFESIEH; encoded by the coding sequence ATGGCGAAGATTTTAGTAGGTCTCTCCGGAGGAGTGGATTCGAGCGTGGCTGCTGCACTGATGGTGGAGCAAGGCCACGAGGTGGTGGGTGCCTACATGAAAAACTGGATCAATACAGATAACATCCCAGGTGATTGCCCATGGGAGAGCGATGTTGACGATGCTCATGCCGTAGCCAAAAAGCTTGGGATTGAATTCCGCGTCGTCGATTTGATCGACCAGTACCAAGAAAGAATCGTGGATTACCTGCTCGAAGGGTACAGAAGTGGCATTACGCCCAATCCGGATGTCTTCTGCAACCGCGAGATGAAATTCGGTGTGTTTCTCGACTATGCCTTGAGCCAGGGCTTCGAGTATGTGGCGACTGGTCACTATGCCCGTAGACGCGAGCGAGAAGATGGCACTGTCGATATCCTACGAGGAGCTGATACCAATAAAGACCAGAGCTATTTCTTGGCACTCATGGAGCAGCATCAGGCAAAGCATGCTCTTTTCCCATGTGGAGAGATGCTGAAGCCGCAAGTGCGTGAAGTGGCCGAACGTTTCGATCTTCCTACCGCCAAGAAAAAAGACAGCCAAGGCATCTGCTTTATAGGTAACGTGAAGATGAGTGACTTCCTGCGTCACTACGTACCGGACCGCCCCGGAAATATTGTCGATACCAACGGCAAGCGTATGGGGCGCCATAAAGGTCTACACCTGTATACGCTGGGCCAGCGTAAGGGGCACGGTGTGGCTTCACCGCGTGAGGGAATGGCCTATGTGGTCGTGGGCAAGAACATCGAAAAGAATGAACTGGTGGTAGGCTACGATGAGCCGGATACCCGTGGGCTCTACACGCAGCAGTGCGTGGTGGGAACTGTCTCTTGGGTGAATAAGCCGGTCACAAGCAAGCGTAAGATCGAGGCTCAGCCGCGGTACCGTGCCAAGGGAGAGCCGATCTGGGCAACTCCTCGTGAGGATGGAAAGCTGGACGTGAAATTCGTCAGACCTCAGCGCGCCATTACCCCAGGCCAAATCTGCGCCTTCTACGAGAACGGAGTTCTCCTGGGCGGGGGAATCTTTGAGTCGATCGAACATTAA
- a CDS encoding L,D-transpeptidase family protein, which yields MFTLKSPLKLRAACLAAASCFMPMGAAAEDKQYDPSTFTWKPELSPKGPVVVAVCLQEQSAAVYRNGIEIGRCEVSTGKKGHETPTGVFHILNKDKDHHSKTYNNASMPFSERLTWDGVALHAGALPGYPSSHGCIHLPYEFSKKLFGITHKGTTVVITNSKPGIHHSSGHKVLVRSSNKKTNIPFVWEPEKAKEGPVSLIFSEKDKMLFVLRNGKVIGESGVATNFFKDHERGTIAFVCSGWSKESKESPPISTWSAISSSKSHHSKPLTAWFDLNPAFQQKLSTVITTGTNLVITDESVTKQTRSNSGFRVLISTKLEKAQ from the coding sequence ATGTTCACCTTAAAATCCCCACTTAAACTCAGGGCTGCCTGCCTAGCTGCAGCGTCATGCTTCATGCCTATGGGCGCAGCAGCCGAAGACAAGCAATACGACCCTAGTACATTCACCTGGAAGCCGGAACTTTCGCCTAAGGGACCTGTCGTCGTGGCTGTCTGTCTACAAGAGCAATCCGCTGCGGTTTACCGCAACGGGATTGAAATCGGCCGATGTGAAGTCAGTACCGGCAAGAAAGGACACGAAACCCCTACTGGTGTCTTTCACATACTGAACAAAGACAAGGATCACCACTCTAAGACTTACAATAACGCCAGCATGCCTTTTTCCGAGAGACTCACATGGGACGGAGTAGCTCTACATGCAGGGGCCTTACCCGGCTACCCTTCCTCACATGGCTGTATCCACCTGCCCTATGAGTTTTCTAAAAAGCTTTTCGGAATCACTCACAAAGGGACCACTGTCGTCATTACCAATAGCAAACCTGGAATCCACCATTCTTCCGGCCACAAAGTACTAGTCCGCTCTAGCAACAAGAAAACAAATATCCCCTTCGTCTGGGAGCCTGAAAAAGCAAAAGAAGGCCCCGTCTCTCTCATTTTCTCGGAAAAAGACAAAATGCTCTTTGTCTTACGTAATGGCAAAGTCATCGGAGAATCAGGAGTGGCAACAAACTTTTTTAAGGATCACGAGCGTGGCACAATCGCTTTTGTCTGCTCAGGATGGTCCAAGGAATCCAAGGAGTCTCCTCCTATATCCACCTGGTCAGCAATCAGTTCATCTAAGTCCCATCACTCCAAACCACTAACTGCTTGGTTCGACTTGAATCCAGCCTTTCAGCAGAAACTGTCGACAGTAATTACTACAGGAACAAACTTGGTCATCACTGATGAATCCGTCACCAAGCAGACCAGAAGCAACTCTGGTTTTCGCGTTCTCATCAGCACAAAGCTAGAGAAAGCGCAATAA
- a CDS encoding DUF368 domain-containing protein produces MNLIGVFFKGAAMGAANVVPGVSGGTIAFITGIYERLINALKSFDVQAVKLLFGFKIREFIKHVDFWFLFVLGLGVLTSVATLAKLLEIGFEHYPVYVASLFFGLIAASIWSVAKMVKQWGMGPVIGVLIGCAVAVALAFAPEANENKNIMYLLLCGVVATCSMIIPGVSGSFVLLMMGNYQLIMISSVNNVTDRKFGEAISVLIPVGIGAVVGLIALSHFLSWLFRKFHDLAVGVITGFVAGSLVIIWPWKLADPESIIIKNGEEKVMAYVRYFPNMDAEFFIAVPIMLVGVAIMVLTEKLGATRSE; encoded by the coding sequence GGTGCTGCGAATGTTGTCCCCGGTGTCTCTGGAGGAACCATCGCGTTTATCACAGGTATCTATGAGAGGTTGATTAACGCTCTGAAGAGCTTTGATGTCCAAGCGGTGAAGCTGCTATTCGGCTTCAAGATCAGAGAGTTCATCAAGCATGTGGATTTCTGGTTTTTGTTTGTTCTGGGTTTAGGGGTGCTAACGAGTGTGGCTACGCTGGCAAAGTTGCTAGAAATCGGCTTTGAGCATTATCCGGTCTATGTGGCCTCACTCTTTTTTGGACTGATTGCCGCTTCAATCTGGTCGGTGGCTAAAATGGTCAAACAGTGGGGTATGGGGCCAGTCATTGGCGTGCTGATCGGGTGTGCGGTTGCAGTGGCATTGGCCTTTGCTCCAGAAGCAAACGAGAATAAGAACATTATGTATCTGTTGCTCTGTGGTGTAGTCGCCACTTGCAGCATGATTATCCCAGGTGTGTCAGGTTCTTTCGTACTTCTTATGATGGGGAACTATCAGCTCATCATGATTAGTTCCGTCAATAATGTGACGGATAGAAAGTTTGGCGAGGCTATATCTGTTCTTATACCGGTAGGTATAGGTGCAGTAGTCGGATTAATTGCACTATCCCATTTCCTGAGCTGGCTGTTTAGGAAGTTTCATGATCTGGCAGTAGGGGTGATCACAGGTTTTGTGGCCGGATCGTTGGTGATTATATGGCCATGGAAGCTGGCTGATCCGGAGAGTATAATTATCAAGAATGGAGAGGAGAAGGTAATGGCGTACGTGCGATACTTCCCGAATATGGATGCCGAATTCTTCATTGCGGTTCCAATCATGCTAGTCGGTGTAGCAATCATGGTTCTTACCGAAAAATTAGGAGCTACCCGTTCCGAGTAG
- a CDS encoding aldo/keto reductase, which produces MSLHYTPDSNRYDGRMPYKRCGNSGLLLPAISLGLWHNFGDVDDQITAREVLHHAFDSGITHFDLANNYGPPPGTAEINFGKIFRESFQNLRHEIVISTKAGYLMWDGPYGEWGSRKYLLNSLDQSLKRMQLDYVDIFYHHRPDPNTPLEESMGALDTAVRQGKALYAGISNYPADKAAEAFKILKEMGTPCLIHQPRYSMLDRWIEDGLTHTLEEYGVGCIAFSPLAQGQLTNRYLEGIPSDSRAGKEHGFLKTEQVQENIEKVRKLAVIADARGQSLAQMALSWVISHPIVTSALIGASSVRQLKENLECLKTLEFSVEEINAINEIV; this is translated from the coding sequence ATGTCACTTCACTACACTCCAGACTCAAACAGATACGATGGCCGCATGCCTTATAAGCGCTGCGGCAACAGCGGCCTGCTCCTACCAGCCATCTCCCTAGGACTCTGGCACAACTTCGGTGACGTAGATGATCAGATCACAGCACGTGAAGTACTCCACCACGCATTTGACAGTGGAATCACGCACTTCGATTTGGCCAACAACTACGGCCCGCCTCCAGGAACTGCTGAGATCAACTTTGGCAAAATTTTCCGCGAGTCATTCCAAAATCTGAGACATGAAATCGTCATCTCCACCAAGGCAGGTTATCTGATGTGGGATGGCCCGTACGGCGAATGGGGATCCAGAAAATACCTACTCAACTCACTGGACCAATCTTTGAAGCGCATGCAGTTGGATTACGTGGACATTTTCTACCACCATCGCCCTGACCCTAATACCCCACTGGAAGAGTCCATGGGAGCTTTGGATACCGCGGTGCGCCAAGGAAAAGCCCTATATGCAGGCATCTCCAACTACCCAGCTGATAAAGCTGCAGAGGCATTCAAGATCTTGAAGGAAATGGGCACCCCGTGCCTGATTCACCAGCCACGCTACTCAATGCTAGACCGCTGGATTGAGGACGGACTAACACACACGCTCGAAGAATACGGAGTCGGCTGCATCGCCTTCTCACCGCTGGCACAAGGTCAGCTGACGAACCGTTACCTCGAAGGCATCCCCTCTGACTCCAGAGCTGGTAAGGAACATGGTTTCCTCAAAACTGAGCAAGTACAGGAGAACATCGAGAAAGTGCGCAAGCTCGCCGTGATTGCTGATGCTCGCGGCCAGTCGCTCGCCCAAATGGCTCTCTCATGGGTCATCAGCCACCCTATCGTGACATCAGCCCTCATCGGGGCCAGTAGCGTGAGACAGCTAAAGGAAAACCTGGAGTGCCTCAAAACTCTCGAGTTCTCAGTCGAGGAGATCAACGCGATCAATGAGATCGTCTAG
- a CDS encoding esterase/lipase family protein, which translates to MSSHNSHSKRSKKVLRKLGVLRPPMPWHRPRVRRGGDETVILLHGLWRSVWAMEPMAQYLNGCGYQTINCPYASFKLSLSEMVEQFSHFVREQCKEAKKVHFVTHSLGGVVVRQLLQQLESDKIGHVVMLAPPHQGSEIVDWLQSYNLHRVLGPAGNFLSTSSMEALDTKLPDAIPVAVIMGKQSLLPFFRSMLDQQNDGIVSVERGQVAGTNQFEIIEADHTYISSNEDAMSMTEHFLRTGSLH; encoded by the coding sequence ATGAGTTCACATAACAGTCACAGCAAGCGTTCAAAGAAAGTACTCAGAAAATTGGGAGTACTCAGGCCTCCTATGCCCTGGCACAGGCCGCGTGTTCGGCGCGGCGGTGATGAGACAGTCATTCTGCTACACGGCTTATGGCGCAGTGTGTGGGCGATGGAACCAATGGCTCAATACTTGAACGGGTGTGGTTATCAGACAATCAACTGTCCCTATGCCTCCTTTAAACTCTCGTTGTCCGAGATGGTTGAGCAGTTTTCTCACTTCGTTAGAGAGCAATGCAAGGAGGCGAAGAAAGTACACTTTGTGACTCATTCTTTGGGAGGGGTGGTCGTTCGTCAGCTCTTGCAGCAGTTAGAGAGTGATAAAATAGGTCACGTGGTCATGCTGGCACCGCCTCATCAAGGCAGTGAAATCGTAGACTGGCTGCAATCCTACAATCTACACCGGGTACTAGGACCCGCAGGTAATTTCTTGTCTACAAGTTCTATGGAGGCTCTGGATACAAAGTTGCCGGATGCCATACCTGTCGCTGTGATCATGGGGAAGCAAAGTCTGCTGCCATTTTTCCGCAGTATGCTGGATCAGCAAAATGATGGCATAGTTTCCGTGGAGAGGGGGCAAGTAGCCGGTACCAACCAATTTGAAATCATCGAGGCAGACCACACCTACATCAGCTCAAATGAGGACGCCATGTCGATGACTGAGCATTTCCTGAGAACAGGAAGCTTGCATTAA
- a CDS encoding heavy-metal-associated domain-containing protein: protein MMNYKTTLLAATGFMALTGFSFADCKDGSCKKKKCDTTKVSKTECDKEKCDKEACDTEGVKFVVTGMTCGGCTKKVSTELAKIEGVEVKKVCHKSGNAIVKYDESKVKRETIVAAIEKSGFKVKK, encoded by the coding sequence ATGATGAACTACAAAACTACCCTACTTGCCGCTACGGGCTTTATGGCTCTTACAGGATTCTCTTTTGCTGACTGCAAGGATGGCAGCTGCAAGAAGAAGAAATGCGACACCACCAAAGTTTCCAAAACTGAGTGTGACAAAGAGAAATGTGACAAAGAAGCTTGCGACACCGAAGGCGTAAAATTCGTCGTCACAGGCATGACATGCGGAGGCTGCACCAAGAAAGTATCCACTGAGCTCGCCAAGATCGAAGGTGTTGAGGTGAAAAAAGTCTGCCACAAGTCTGGCAATGCAATCGTCAAGTACGACGAAAGCAAAGTGAAGCGTGAAACCATCGTCGCTGCTATTGAGAAATCCGGTTTCAAAGTGAAGAAGTAA
- a CDS encoding beta-N-acetylhexosaminidase, whose protein sequence is MLKHLILSLSLLLSPFLTAQESLIPKPVSYQAAEGSFTLTKNTALKVEAKEAKSAANYLSERLKTVAGIDLENADNAPNSITFKAAQLNGKAVSGTYKLSVTDQSVTIEAADQSGFFYGAITLLQLMPTEVWSRETLNKEELTTFPVPCCSIMDYPRFAWRGMMLDCSRQFFPKEYVKLFIDRMAQYKLNVFHWHLTDDEGWRVEIKKYPLLTEIGSKRGPGTKLPYNILPAISVPDKSKPQEGFYTQEEIKEVVAYAAERSITVIPEIDVPGHAKAAIVAYPELLQHPEDKSQYRSVQGTPNNTIDAGLESSYEFLDNVFAEIAELFPASYIHVGGDERPHGAWEKSPSVKELMKKENLKNTDEVQGYFFQRLEKILAKYDRKLLGWEEILHGDKLKRDDSAILSWRSQKAGIEAAKAGRDAIMAPAQYIYYDLKHVRHPQETGLVWAGVTDTKDSYSYNPLGGIPEFAHKHILGVNGCLWGETLISQEVADYMSWPRMFALSEIAWTPQDQRQWEDFSKRAFVFNLPKLDAQNVHYRIPLPSASLSSEGLLTITTPYEGAQVRYTTDGSKPTTESPLYEQPFTLEQGTPLKMVTFTETGRLSRIIEGYSVPPVAKWSPKQTPRNFTTVDFDVSKVVNKVGTYTFSFIYQKGKNALDIKSVSLLVNGKTIATDTHKGFAGTKLTNHSYTLTAKNITEFKQSVLRVECQGSGGTDSHGEVIMSFEPIRPERTVSTNMSAYKDHKPALAADYKDSTWFWLDREPKAGDQITVTYTDPQTGTVSVETGKTDGHDQLVAGELQISEDGKNFTKAAEIVFGKAEYKLPEGKSVKAIRLLVTETQKNTWLIVRELHVR, encoded by the coding sequence ATGCTTAAGCACCTTATCCTATCACTCAGCTTACTCTTGAGTCCATTCCTGACCGCACAGGAATCACTCATCCCTAAACCAGTCAGCTATCAAGCAGCCGAGGGCTCTTTTACACTGACTAAAAACACCGCTCTCAAAGTCGAGGCAAAGGAGGCTAAATCAGCCGCAAACTATTTATCTGAAAGACTGAAGACAGTCGCGGGCATCGATCTGGAAAATGCAGACAATGCTCCAAACTCCATCACATTTAAGGCAGCTCAGCTCAATGGCAAGGCTGTCAGTGGCACCTACAAGCTATCCGTTACAGACCAATCCGTCACCATCGAGGCAGCTGACCAGTCTGGCTTCTTTTACGGCGCTATCACCCTGCTACAGCTGATGCCAACCGAGGTCTGGTCCAGAGAGACACTCAATAAAGAAGAGCTCACCACCTTCCCTGTGCCATGCTGCTCCATCATGGACTATCCACGCTTCGCTTGGCGCGGCATGATGCTGGATTGCTCCCGCCAGTTCTTCCCGAAAGAGTACGTCAAACTCTTCATCGACCGCATGGCTCAGTACAAGCTAAACGTCTTCCACTGGCACCTTACTGATGACGAAGGCTGGCGTGTGGAAATCAAAAAATACCCTCTCCTCACCGAGATAGGCTCCAAGCGAGGACCCGGCACAAAACTCCCGTACAACATTCTTCCTGCTATCAGTGTCCCTGATAAATCAAAGCCTCAGGAAGGCTTCTACACTCAGGAAGAGATCAAGGAAGTTGTCGCCTACGCCGCTGAACGCTCCATTACGGTCATCCCGGAAATCGATGTACCAGGTCACGCTAAAGCAGCCATCGTAGCCTACCCCGAACTCCTTCAACATCCTGAAGACAAATCCCAGTACCGTTCCGTTCAAGGCACACCAAACAACACCATCGATGCAGGGCTAGAGTCCTCCTACGAATTTCTGGACAACGTTTTTGCTGAAATCGCCGAGCTATTCCCGGCAAGCTACATCCACGTCGGTGGTGACGAGCGCCCCCACGGGGCTTGGGAGAAATCCCCATCAGTCAAAGAGCTGATGAAGAAAGAAAACCTCAAGAACACCGATGAGGTACAAGGCTACTTCTTCCAACGTCTGGAAAAGATCCTCGCCAAGTATGACCGCAAGCTCCTGGGCTGGGAGGAAATTCTCCATGGCGACAAACTGAAAAGAGACGACTCCGCTATCCTTTCCTGGAGAAGCCAGAAGGCTGGTATCGAAGCAGCCAAGGCCGGCCGAGACGCCATTATGGCTCCAGCTCAGTACATCTATTACGACTTGAAGCATGTCAGACACCCTCAAGAAACAGGCCTTGTCTGGGCAGGTGTTACCGACACGAAAGACTCCTACTCCTACAACCCGCTTGGCGGCATTCCAGAGTTTGCCCACAAGCACATTCTCGGCGTAAACGGTTGCCTCTGGGGCGAGACTCTCATCTCGCAAGAAGTTGCTGACTACATGTCATGGCCGCGTATGTTTGCCCTCTCAGAGATTGCATGGACACCTCAGGACCAGCGACAGTGGGAAGACTTTTCCAAGAGAGCTTTCGTTTTCAACCTTCCCAAGCTAGATGCACAAAACGTCCACTACCGCATTCCTCTCCCGTCCGCCTCACTGAGCAGCGAAGGTCTACTCACCATCACCACACCATATGAAGGAGCCCAAGTTCGCTACACGACCGATGGCAGCAAGCCAACCACCGAGTCCCCTCTCTACGAACAACCTTTCACTCTAGAGCAAGGCACTCCGCTCAAGATGGTGACATTTACAGAAACGGGCAGACTCAGTCGCATCATCGAGGGATACAGTGTACCCCCTGTGGCCAAATGGTCTCCCAAGCAAACTCCGAGGAACTTCACCACCGTTGACTTCGATGTCTCCAAGGTCGTTAACAAAGTAGGCACCTACACCTTTTCCTTCATCTACCAGAAAGGTAAAAATGCGCTCGATATCAAATCCGTCTCACTGCTAGTGAACGGCAAGACTATTGCTACCGATACTCACAAAGGTTTCGCAGGCACCAAGCTCACCAACCACAGCTACACTCTTACCGCTAAAAATATCACGGAATTCAAGCAATCCGTCCTTCGCGTGGAGTGCCAAGGTTCTGGAGGAACAGATTCCCACGGTGAGGTCATTATGAGCTTCGAGCCAATCCGCCCAGAGAGAACGGTCAGCACCAACATGTCCGCCTACAAAGACCACAAGCCGGCTCTTGCTGCCGACTACAAGGACAGCACCTGGTTCTGGCTGGACCGCGAGCCGAAGGCTGGCGATCAAATCACAGTCACTTACACAGATCCACAGACTGGGACTGTTTCCGTAGAGACAGGCAAGACCGATGGCCACGACCAACTCGTAGCCGGTGAACTTCAGATCTCAGAAGACGGCAAGAACTTCACTAAAGCCGCCGAGATCGTCTTTGGTAAGGCTGAGTACAAACTACCTGAAGGCAAGTCGGTCAAAGCCATTCGCCTCCTGGTGACAGAGACACAGAAAAACACCTGGCTCATTGTACGTGAACTACATGTAAGGTAA